In Streptomyces durocortorensis, a genomic segment contains:
- a CDS encoding NAD-dependent epimerase/dehydratase family protein, whose amino-acid sequence MGKVVLVTGVARQLGGRFVRHVQREPGVDRVIAVDAVAPAHQLGDAEFVRADIRQSAIARVLAEHSVDTVVHLDVSGKALGAGGRQAIKETNVIGTMQLLGACQKSPTVQRLVVKSSTSVYGSAPRDPAVFTETTPPKSLPSGGFAKDAVEVEGYVRGFARRRPDVAVCVLRFANILGPEPDSPLADYLSLPVLPTVFGYDPRLQFVHEDDVIDVLGIAASEPRRGTLNSGTFNIAGDGVLLLSQCSRRLGRPTVPVLLPAVTWVGSALRTIGMTDFSPEQIRLLTHGRVVSTVQMRETLGFRPKFTTAETFAEFARSRGPGLLPPEKAGRAVDRLAALPVLGGAGPRERGAGSVQTTHGAR is encoded by the coding sequence GGGAGTGGCCCGGCAGCTGGGGGGCCGCTTCGTCCGGCACGTCCAGCGCGAGCCCGGGGTGGACCGGGTGATCGCCGTCGACGCGGTCGCGCCCGCGCATCAGCTGGGCGACGCGGAGTTCGTCCGCGCGGACATCCGGCAGTCGGCCATCGCGCGGGTCCTGGCCGAACACTCCGTCGACACGGTCGTCCACCTGGACGTCTCCGGCAAGGCGCTCGGCGCGGGCGGCCGCCAGGCGATCAAGGAGACCAACGTCATCGGGACGATGCAGTTGCTCGGCGCCTGCCAGAAGTCCCCGACGGTCCAGCGGCTCGTGGTGAAGTCCAGTACCAGCGTGTACGGGTCGGCGCCCCGCGACCCCGCCGTGTTCACCGAGACCACCCCGCCCAAGTCGCTGCCGAGCGGCGGCTTCGCGAAGGACGCGGTGGAGGTCGAGGGGTACGTACGGGGCTTCGCCCGCCGCCGGCCGGACGTGGCGGTGTGCGTGCTGCGGTTCGCGAACATCCTGGGGCCCGAGCCGGACTCGCCGCTCGCGGACTATCTGTCGCTGCCCGTCCTGCCGACGGTTTTCGGCTATGACCCGCGGCTTCAGTTCGTGCACGAGGACGATGTGATCGACGTCCTGGGGATCGCCGCGAGCGAACCCCGGCGCGGGACGCTGAACAGTGGCACCTTCAACATCGCGGGGGACGGGGTGCTGCTGCTGTCGCAGTGCTCGCGGCGGCTGGGGCGGCCGACCGTGCCGGTGCTGCTGCCCGCCGTCACCTGGGTCGGCTCGGCGCTCCGGACGATCGGCATGACCGACTTCTCGCCGGAGCAGATCCGGCTGCTCACCCACGGCAGGGTGGTTTCGACCGTGCAGATGCGCGAGACCCTCGGTTTCCGGCCGAAGTTCACCACGGCCGAGACCTTCGCGGAGTTCGCGCGGAGCCGGGGGCCCGGTCTGCTGCCGCCGGAGAAGGCGGGCAGGGCGGTGGACCGGCTGGCGGCGCTGCCGGTCCTGGGGGGTGCCGGACCGCGGGAGCGCGGGGCCGGTTCGGTACAGACGACTCACGGCGCCAGGTAG